A genomic window from Ascaphus truei isolate aAscTru1 chromosome 1, aAscTru1.hap1, whole genome shotgun sequence includes:
- the RELL1 gene encoding RELT-like protein 1 isoform X1: MSPAAPLSRPQPGAALWRGVRSIENLASSDVMANKGTDKTETAANNVTHPEYIAFVLVPVFFIMGLLGVFICHLLKKKGYRCTTEAETAMEEKVVGEKIEMHESVGDTNTDTVGHIVNYIMKNEANADVLKAMVADNSMMGDNSVFDPESPTTPDTPFSPTTPVTPISPNATPSKHSCRGHHLHTVGGVAERNVCTRCSNKRWHLFKSPQKHKEQKKIRHGAVTTVLSVGRFRVEKVESKSKERKSLMSDGTEVTNGEVPSTPVKPGKRQRSGTESENASTVET, translated from the exons AGAATCTGGCATCTTCTGATGTTATGGCAAATAAGGGGACAGATAAAACTGAAACGGCCGCCAATAATGTTACGCATCCGGAATATATTGCTTTTGTACTGGTTCCTGTTTTTTTCATCATGGGCCTTCTGGGAGTTTTCATTTGCCATCTTCTTAAGAAGAAAGGGTACCGCTGTACTACAGAGGCAGAGACTGCAATGGAAGAAAAGGTCGTAGGAGAAAAGATTG AGATGCATGAAAGTGTGGGAGACACTAATACTGACACCGTTGGACACATTGTAAACTACATTATGAAGAATGAAG CGAATGCTGATGTTTTGAAGGCTATGGTAGCAGACAATTCAATGATGGGGGATAACAGTGTGTTTGACCCAGAAAG TCCTACCACACCGGATACTCCTTTTAGCCCTACAACCCCAGTTACTCCCATCTCGCCTAATGCTACACCATCTAAACACTCCTGTCGTGGACACCATCTTCACACTGTTGGGGGTGTGGCTGAAAGAAATGTGTGCACCCGATGCAGCAACAAACGATGGCACCTGTTCAAGTCGCCACAGAAAcataaagaacaaaaaaaaatccgcCATGGAGCTGTCACAACAGTACTTTCagtgggaag ATTTAGAGTCGAAAAGGTGGAATCGAAATCTAAAGAACGAAAAAGTTTAATGTCTGATGGGACGGAAGTTACAAATGGTGAGGTACCTTCAACACCCGTTAAACCTGGAAAAAGACAAAGAAGCGGCACAGAATCGGAG AATGCCAGCACTGTGGAAACATGA
- the RELL1 gene encoding RELT-like protein 1 isoform X2, translated as MANKGTDKTETAANNVTHPEYIAFVLVPVFFIMGLLGVFICHLLKKKGYRCTTEAETAMEEKVVGEKIEMHESVGDTNTDTVGHIVNYIMKNEANADVLKAMVADNSMMGDNSVFDPESPTTPDTPFSPTTPVTPISPNATPSKHSCRGHHLHTVGGVAERNVCTRCSNKRWHLFKSPQKHKEQKKIRHGAVTTVLSVGRFRVEKVESKSKERKSLMSDGTEVTNGEVPSTPVKPGKRQRSGTESENASTVET; from the exons ATGGCAAATAAGGGGACAGATAAAACTGAAACGGCCGCCAATAATGTTACGCATCCGGAATATATTGCTTTTGTACTGGTTCCTGTTTTTTTCATCATGGGCCTTCTGGGAGTTTTCATTTGCCATCTTCTTAAGAAGAAAGGGTACCGCTGTACTACAGAGGCAGAGACTGCAATGGAAGAAAAGGTCGTAGGAGAAAAGATTG AGATGCATGAAAGTGTGGGAGACACTAATACTGACACCGTTGGACACATTGTAAACTACATTATGAAGAATGAAG CGAATGCTGATGTTTTGAAGGCTATGGTAGCAGACAATTCAATGATGGGGGATAACAGTGTGTTTGACCCAGAAAG TCCTACCACACCGGATACTCCTTTTAGCCCTACAACCCCAGTTACTCCCATCTCGCCTAATGCTACACCATCTAAACACTCCTGTCGTGGACACCATCTTCACACTGTTGGGGGTGTGGCTGAAAGAAATGTGTGCACCCGATGCAGCAACAAACGATGGCACCTGTTCAAGTCGCCACAGAAAcataaagaacaaaaaaaaatccgcCATGGAGCTGTCACAACAGTACTTTCagtgggaag ATTTAGAGTCGAAAAGGTGGAATCGAAATCTAAAGAACGAAAAAGTTTAATGTCTGATGGGACGGAAGTTACAAATGGTGAGGTACCTTCAACACCCGTTAAACCTGGAAAAAGACAAAGAAGCGGCACAGAATCGGAG AATGCCAGCACTGTGGAAACATGA